AATCGCAAGGCTTCAATTTCATCCACAGTAATGAGCTCTTCCCGGATTTGTTCATCAAGCCCCACCGGCTGGAAATACGTGACCTTCGGCATAAACCCTACCCGTCGTCTTTTACGCGGCCGCGGCACAACGCTATCCCCTCCTGATCTTCCAAATCTGTTTTGAATATATACCCCTTATGATTAATATAGTAATAGAGTTATAAACATATGTCAAGTATTTTTTAAGCATTTGTTCATAATTCAAATAACAAATGCCGCATATTACCTGTAGGCATGCGGTAGGACATGGTAAGATTTGATATAATAGTAATTTATTGGGAAACACTATACAGGAAAGGAGTTACAAGGTGTTTTCAAAAAGGGTGAGGGTTAGAAATCCCGGGGGATAACCAGCCAAGCAATTATATAAACCAGGATACCGGGAAACGCAACGGAAGCTATGGAAACCACCACGTAAACCAACCGCACCAGGGCGGCATCCACACCAAGGTATTCCGCCAAACCGCCGCAAACACCACCCAGCATGGCATTGCGACTGGAACGATATAAACGTCTAATTTGTCTGGCCAAAAAACATCATCTCCTTAAATGAAATGCCGAATTTGATATTTAGGGACGGAAATAGCCCCGTACCCGTGGGGACATGGTTTTTATCAATACCGCCCCTATGATGAAGCCACCTATATGGGCCCAATAGGCCACGGTATCGGCGGTGCCACCCAGGGAAGCCACACCGTTGAACAACTGCAAAATAAACCAGATGGCAATGAAAACCACCGCCGGGATTTCCATTAGAGTAAAAATAATTATAATGGGCACCAGGGCCAGTATACGGGAGCGGGGGAAAGCTATAATGTACGCGCCCAGCACCCCGGCCACCGCACCGCTGGCCCCGACCACGGGAACAGTGGAAACAGGGTCACTGATTATATGCGCCAGACCGCCTGCAAACCCGGCCGCCAGGTAAAACAGCAGGTATTTAAAATGTCCCAGCCGGTCCTCTACATTGTCGCCAAATACCCATAGAAAAAGCATATTGCTGATCACATGCAGCCAGCCACCGTGAATAAAGGTGGAAGTGACAAAACTAACCAATACCGGTGTCAAGGAGGACCCGGTAAAAACGGCATTTAACGCTTCGACCGGCACCAGACCAAAGGTATAATATACCTGGTTTAGGAGGTACGGTTCCATGCTTACCTCCCAAAGATAAATAAGCACGTTTAGAGCTATGATGGTCAAATTCACTATGGGAAATGACTGTGATTTAACGCTGTCCCTGAGCGGAATCAAATGTACTACTCCCCTTTGATTAAAAGTTTACTTTAATTTATGGTGCCGGGTGTTGAAAGTTGAAAGTTGGAATTGCATTTTTAAGCTATATTTATTATTTTTCCACCACTTCTCTATTTTATTTTAATATATTAAGCAATAAAAAAACAGAGAAGGACATGAAAACTCCTCCTCTGTACTTTATCAGTACGTCCATTGATATATCCTTAAGGAATGACTTTGTTCAGTGGATACTCGATAATATCCTGGGCTCCCCCCCGGCGCAGCGCCGGAATCAATTCGCGCACCTGTTTTTCATCCAACACGGCCTCCAAAGCCACCCAATCGCTGTTGATAAGCTGCGATACCGTGGGGTGTTTCATAGCTGGCAGTATAGCCAGTATATCTTCCAGTTTATCCTTGGGGAGATTCATTTTCAAACCCACTTTGGAGTCAGCGCGCAGCGCACCCAGCAGCAGCACCGCCAGGTTCTGTAGTTTCTCCCTTTTGAAGGAGTCGGCCCAAGCTTTGTGGTTGGCATGCAGCCGGGTGGTGGACACTAAAATGGTGTCAATCACCTCGAGCTTGTTTGCCCGCAGGGAACTACCCGTTTCGGTAATATCAACAATGGCATCCACCAATTGCGGTACTTTAACCTCTGTGGCCCCGTAACTAAATTCCACAGAGGCCGTAACACCGTTTTTTGCCAGATAGTTGCGGGTCAGCCGCACCAGCTCGGTAGCTATGCGTTTCCCCTCGAGGTCTTTTATAGTTTTTATACCGCTATTTTCCGCCACCGCCACCACCACACGAATAGGGTTGGTGGTCTGTTTGGAATAGGCCAAATCGGCCACTTCCACCACATCGGCCTCATTTTCCAAAATCCAATCCAGCCCGCTTAAGCCGGCATCCAGTACCCCCTCATTTACATAGCGGGGAATCTCCTGTGCCCGCATCAGCACCACTTCAATTTCCGGGTCATCTATAGACGGATAATAAGAGCGGCTGCGCACTGAAATATTGAACCCCGCCCTTTTAAACAACTGGAACGTGGACTCCTGCAGGCTGCCCTTGGGTAACCCCAGTCGCAATTTAGCACTCATAACAGTAAAAACCTCCCTACTTTACCTCGTTATCTATTTAGCATATTAAAGCAACTTTAAATAGTATATACGCGGGCCAAGAAAGTGTCAAGGCCATTTTAATCAGTAATTATTTTGAACTTATTTAAAATAACTATGGACTAATTGGCTATTATGAACTAAAATAAAATAATAAAGTGAACAATATTTCAAAATATTTTATAGGGAGTGATTCTATATGCTCTCCAACAAATACCAGCTTTCCATAGTTACACTGACTAAAAACCATGTTTTTTTTAACTTCTTTGTCAATGGTTCTCTGGCCAATACAGATGGTTACATATGCATGTCCATCAATGACTTTGACCGTTTATACAAGGACCTGTTTCGCTCCTCAAAAGGCCAGTGTACAAAAAATTTTAGTTCCAACCCCCCGGTTCAGTTTTTCACCTGATTATCCCGGCATAAAAAATTAAAAAAAACACATAAATATTAATATCAGCCATTATTTTGCAAAGACTGTTCAAAAGGACCGATTATGAAGCGCAAGATCTTTGCAGCAAAGGGGATATTGATATTTGCAACCCATCAAAGCCTTAGCGGTGATGCTATTTGTGTTGCTCTGTGTTAACACAAGTAAGCCTGGTAGCGCCCTGGCCAGACAAGATAACGATGAAACACCTGAAAGCGTGATCATTTTCTGGACCGACGGCACCAGATTAAAGGCAGTCAACTTAACTTTTTCGTTGAACCGGGACGGTCCCATCGGCATTATATCGGTGCCGGTATACACATGGTTGGACTCCAGACAATCGACTACTGTGGCTGAATACTATCTAAAGCATGGCCCCCAAAAACTTATCCGGCGCATGGAAACATTGTTTGGCAGTTCCATCACTGCCTATATTATTATTGACCAAAAGGCGCTGGTTAACGTTAGCAATGTTATCGGTCCCATATATATGGCTGGCCGGCACACAACTTTAATGGACGTATTTGAGGGTAATTATGTGGATGGCCCGGTAAACCTGCAGGACGAAATAAGACAATTGGCCGGTGCCTTGCTGACACCTGCCGTGTTAATTAAAGTACCCGAAATCATTTGGGTGTTTTGCAAAGAAGTGGACAGCAATATCACACCGCAACATTTAGCGGCATTTTACCGGGTAATTAGACACCGGGGACCTGATGTACTGCAAAAAAAGGCCGTGCCGGGTCAAGACTGTGTAATAGAAAACCGCAAATATCGCCGGGTATCCCCCGGTACATGGCAGCAGACTTTAATGGATGTAACTTCGTGACATAAAGTTTTTAAATAAATTACCGCTATTAAAGTCAAGGGGGCGGGGTTGCTTTTTTGAGCAATCCCGCCCTTCTCAGTATTATATCACCCGTCTTATATTGTC
This sequence is a window from Desulfallas thermosapovorans DSM 6562. Protein-coding genes within it:
- the hisG gene encoding ATP phosphoribosyltransferase, whose amino-acid sequence is MSAKLRLGLPKGSLQESTFQLFKRAGFNISVRSRSYYPSIDDPEIEVVLMRAQEIPRYVNEGVLDAGLSGLDWILENEADVVEVADLAYSKQTTNPIRVVVAVAENSGIKTIKDLEGKRIATELVRLTRNYLAKNGVTASVEFSYGATEVKVPQLVDAIVDITETGSSLRANKLEVIDTILVSTTRLHANHKAWADSFKREKLQNLAVLLLGALRADSKVGLKMNLPKDKLEDILAILPAMKHPTVSQLINSDWVALEAVLDEKQVRELIPALRRGGAQDIIEYPLNKVIP
- a CDS encoding rhomboid family intramembrane serine protease, with amino-acid sequence MIPLRDSVKSQSFPIVNLTIIALNVLIYLWEVSMEPYLLNQVYYTFGLVPVEALNAVFTGSSLTPVLVSFVTSTFIHGGWLHVISNMLFLWVFGDNVEDRLGHFKYLLFYLAAGFAGGLAHIISDPVSTVPVVGASGAVAGVLGAYIIAFPRSRILALVPIIIIFTLMEIPAVVFIAIWFILQLFNGVASLGGTADTVAYWAHIGGFIIGAVLIKTMSPRVRGYFRP
- a CDS encoding PspC domain-containing protein, encoding MARQIRRLYRSSRNAMLGGVCGGLAEYLGVDAALVRLVYVVVSIASVAFPGILVYIIAWLVIPRDF